The nucleotide sequence TATCACTCATACATTATGTATTTCGTATGCCGTCTTGGTTCCGTCTTGCAGTTGCCATAAATTTGAGCGCTAATAGTTTGTCTAACCTTTTACTTCACGCAgattaacattttaattatgataaaaaattttcgtCGATTGTTTTGGCGATGAGATGGTAACATTTCCCCCCAAAACATGtaaatttttattgatttccACTTGTATTCCATTTTGGCGCCAACGCTTTGGAATTTTTATGGCCACTCGGGGCATGCAATAAACGCCGAGCTGGGCAATTTCTCACCCGATGGGTTTGGAGTGAGTGGATCCATCAAAAATCTTTGGCCCAGTTCCCACAGCCAGGGCAGATATAGTCAAGAGTAGGGTAAAAAAGTAATTGTATTTGAGGGGTTCGTTCGACAAATCAATAGATAACACAACAAGTCAACAAAAGGAGCAGCTAGGAGCCACATGGCACATCCTACTTGCGGAAACGCAGGCGACGCAGCACCGAGGAGGGCAGGTAGGAGTTCTCGGGGATCTGAGCCTGGGCCTGACGCACTGGACCCGCGGAGGCAAAGTTCAGGGCGGGAGCTACGCCACCATCGTGAGCTTGAGAGGATCCTCCCAGCTGGTCGTACTGCGACTGGATGGCGCGCTGGGCGTTGGCAGCATCCTCGGGAGTCCTGTACTTGACGAAGTGCACCTCGGGCTTGTTGTTGGCGTTGCTGCGGATGGCGTTCAGCTTCTGGGCGAGCTCTCCAATGTCGGCCTGCTTGTTCAGGACATAGATGGCGGTCTCCTGCTGGGCAGCCTGCTTGGCCAGAGCCAGGGCGGCGTTCTCCAGGCCACGGTTCTCGGGTCCCTTGATGAAGACCACACGGAGTCCCTTGTTCACGTAGCCGGCAACGCGTTCCAGGGCTTGGGGCTCATCGAAGTCCTCCTCGTTGGCGGAGAAGGTGAAGAACTCCTTCTCAAGCTCGCCAGAGGGAGCGGGGGCGTTGTAGGAGACGGGGGCGCTCAGACCAGCAGATCCCAGGGAGGAACCCAGACCAGATCCAAGGGAGGATCCCAGACCAGATCCAAGGGAGGATCCCAGGTCGCCACCCAGACCGCTGTCCAGGCTGCCGAAGTTGCTGCCGCCGCCCAGGCCTCCCAAGGAGCCACTGCCTCCTCCCAGGCTCAGGGAGCCACTGCCGCCACCCAGGCTGTGGGAACCGCCTCCCAAGGAGCCAGATCCACCACCCAGGCTCAGGGAGCCGCTTCCAGGAGCGAAGGACAATCCCGCGGAGGAGTGGCCCACTGGCTTGTAGTTGTAGCCCAGCTTGTCGGCGGAGGCGATGGCCACGAGGCACAGGACGATGAAGGCGCGCATCTCTGGGCTTGAGGTTCTAGTTGGAGCTCTGAAGTCGAAGTCGGAAGTCAGAATGATGTCGAGCTGAGCCGCCGGGCCATTTATATGGCCTGGTCGATGAGGCCGGGGCGTCAATCAGAACAGCCAGATGTCAGCGTGCTGGAGATCGCGATAAGGTTCGCATTGTCAGCGGGGCCTAACCTGTTTCTCAGTTTTCTGTAGTTCAGtatttctgtttctgtttatGCTTTTCCACTTGGCGGCTTTTAAAATTGGTTTTTAGTCTTTGGCCAGAAGCTGCGGCGTTGGCGGCGGCGTTGATTAAAATTTGATGAACATGCAGCTACGGACAAgcaaaatttttatgcaaatCAGGGCGACAAAGGGCTGGAGCTCCAAATTGTCCGACTAAGCAGTAGCCACATTCTTTTGTTCGCCCATTTTGTTATGCAAATCGAGGCTGGGATTTGATTGAAAGTAAGCCTCCCTGGCCCTCCGCTTTTCAGGCTAATTTCCCagcttaataattttaaattgctcAAGCCACTGTTAACTGACTACAGATGTCCAATGTCCGATGTCCCCATGCAATTTGTCAAGTTTAGAGTGCCATCTCAATTTTTAACCGCGAAGTGCGTGGGTATTGTGGGCAGCCAAGTAGCCAAGATAGCCGATAAGCCATATGTTATACACCAGACTATACAGATTATCATAAAACATCGGCAGGGCAGAGAAAACATCTTAGGTTTCCGCTCATTTGCAATTTTCACAAACAGCTCTGACGCACGGACTCATAATTCAAAGCATGGCCAACCCGTTTTGCGAATACCAAAGCTCTGAAATATATTTCGAGCCTAGGAATGTTAAACCCAGAAGATCCGCTAGTCAAATTGACAATTTACATTaacaaacaaatttatttcgTCTTAAGATCTCAGCAATAACAAAGGAATTCCTAGAAGGAACTTAGCACTTAGAACCTCAGGCGGCGCAGAATGTTGGCGGGCAGGTAGGAGCTTCCTGGAGTGGCAGGTGGCACATACGAGGAGATGGGGGCGGTGGCCTCCGGGAGGAACTGGGCGGGCGCCAGGCTGCTGGCGGCGTGGGCGGGAGCAGGCTGGGAGGCGAAGTTCAGGGTGGAGGCCACGCCGCCATCTTGAGCTTGAGAGGATCCTCCCAGCTGGTCGTACTGACCCTGGATGGCCCTCTGGGCATTGGCCGCATCTTCGGGAGTCCTGTACTTGACGAAGTGCACCTCgggcttgttgttgttgttgttgcggATGGAGTTTAGCTTGTTGGCCAAGTCACCAATGTCGGCCTGCTTGTTCAGGACGTAGATGGCGGTCTCCTGCTGGGCAGCCTGCTTGGCCAGAGCCAGGGCGGCATCCTCCAGACCACGGTTCTCGGGTCCCTTGATGAAGACCACGCGGAGACCCTTGTTGACGGCATTGGACACCTGATCGGAGGCAGCGGGATCGTAGAAGTCACCCTCGTCGGCGGTGTAGGTGAAGAACTCCTTCTCCAGTTGGGCCTGAGGAGCAGCGTAGTTGGGGGCAGCCACCGACTGGGATCCCTCCAGGGAGTCGGCAATGGAGGAGGGTCCTGCGGCAAAGGATGAGGGCCCGGCGGCAAAGGATGAGGGACCGGCGGCAAAGGATGAGGGACCGGCGGCAAAGGATCCACTGGGACCCGCCGAGAAAGCAGGTGCATCACTGCTGGCCGCTCCCGAGGGCTGGAAGCTCAATCCCGAGGAGGAGTGGGCCACCGGCTGGTAGTTGTAGCCCAGTTTGTCGGCTCTGGCCAAAACGGCGAGGCACAGGCAGAGGACCACGGAGAACTGACGCATGTTGAGTGGGTGAGGTGGTTGCGGAATTTGATGCTGGTATCAGATGATTCTTTGGCTTTTATGCAGATGAAAGCCGCAGCTATGCAAAGCGCTCTGCATAAAGCGTTCTAATTACGGTCCAAAATCCATCCAGATCAGGCAGAACCACCCCAGACCCGCTAAGAGCTAAAATATGCAAGCCAAGCGGGTGGCTGCTGCACCGTGTGAGGTCAATTTTGCTGCTCGGAAGGAAGAGGCAGGTATTTTGAGCCATATATGAGTAGGCGCCATAAAACTCATATTAAATTCAATATGCTGCCTTAATCAATAATTCGCGTATTCTTCTACGCCGCCTTTTTGGCCAGTGCTTGTGGACCAACCTTGCCAATTTGGAATTTTCATGTAGCTTTAtcaataaaaatcaataaaaatctGGCTATAAAAACGAGCTGCGAAGCATCGTAAACCCCATTTGGGGCAATTTTGGTTAGGTGCCTTGTTGCGCTTCTCATGGATATGGTTGTGAATCGGAAATCTGGATGGGTTGATGAGAAGTGTCGCCCAAATCGGTCGTAGAGCGAACAAAACGTTTGACTGGCCGTTTCACATGCAAATGAAGCGCGCCTAGTCGAATTTTCTGctgccaaaaataaatattttaacgaTTCGCCAAATTATTATTGCCTTATTCAGCGGCTTTGTCTTGTTTTTTAACGTCGCTGCTTTATGCAAATGTTGCGGGTGGAGGAGACCTTCCATCCGCCGGAAGTTGAAGACCAGCCTCATCGCTAAATATAGCCGCCATCTCTTTCTGCTTACTATATCATATTGATTGCCTAGGCCGATCGCTAATTAACAACTGCACTGCTTCGCCTTGTCAGCGCCGAATCAGATAATTCGATAATTGGTCTCTTAATAAATTACTTGGCGCCACCTGATTTGGCAATCCGAATCGGACAATCCGAACCCCCTAAAAACTGGCCAATTCTGGCTAGCTGCTAATTTGCATGCCGCTTTACGCAGAGTCGAGAAACCGCCAAAAATATTTGCAACCTCAGCAGTAGCGTGAcgaatattaataatatataaatataaagaaaCCGCATTTTAATCTCTTATTTATGCATTTTTAAGGCAAATTTGAACTCTTCATAATTCATATGGCCGCATAGTGCAGCCGAAGAACTGAATCTTGCACCTATAAAAGCCAAGATGTCGGCAAGATAAGTCAGTAACCAATCATCGTTGCAATCCAAACAATCACCATGCGATCCTTCCTCGTCCTTTGCCTCGTGGCCATCGCCTCCGCCGACAAGCTGGGCTACAACTACCAGCCGGTGGCCCACTCCTCCTCGGGATTGAGCTTCCAGCCCTCGGGAGCAGCCAGCAGTGATGCACCTGCCTTCTCGGCGGGACCCAGTGGATCCTTTGCATCCGGTCCCTCATCCTTTGCCGCCGGTCCCTCATCCTTTGCCGCCGGACCCTCATCCTTTGCCGCAGGACCCTCCTCCATTGCCGACTCCCTGGAGGGATCCCAGTCGGTGGCTGCCCCCAACTACGCTGCTCCTCAGGCCCAACTGGAGAAGGAGTTCTTCACCTACACCGCCGACGAGGGTGACTTCTACGATCCCGCTGCCTCCGATCAGGTGTCCAATGCCGTCAACAAGGGTCTCCGCGTGGTCTTCATCAAGGGACCCGAGAACCGTGGTCTGGAGGATGCCGCCCTGGCTCTGGCCAAGCAGGCTGCCCAGCAGGAGACCGCCATCTACGTCCTGAACAAGCAGGCCGACATTGGTGACTTGGCCAACAAGCTGAACTCCATccgcaacaacaacaacaacaagccaGAGGTGCACTTCGTCAAGTACAGGACTCCCGAGGATGCGGCCAACGCCCAACGCGCCATCCAGGGTCAGTACGACCAGCTGGGAGGATCCTCTCAAGCTCAAGATGGCGGCGTGGCCTCCACCCTGAACTTCGCCTCCCAGCCAGCTCCCCGGGAAAGTGTTTCTGCCAGTGCTCCTGGACCCAGCTACCTGCCCGCCAACATCTTCCGTCGCCTCCGTCTCTAAGCGATTAGAGATAATTGTTTGATTTGTTGCCTAGTTATCATGTTGCTTTATTCTAtaaataaatcgaaaacttgAAAGTAATCCGTACTGATTGTATTTTTAATCATCTCCTTCTCCTCGAATCTGAGTTCTGTTCTGCAGAGTAATTAATTTGATTGAAAAGATGgtttcatatttatttcttgTTCCGAGGAGTCACAGATATCACATTGGCTGGTATCCGCTTGGAATTTGTATAAGTATATCTTTATTCCAAACGAATTTAAGTCCAAGGGATTTTTAAAAGAAGTATAAACtacaagaaattaaaatatgatatagaaataaataaaaaattctatGCTTCATCTCATAAGAGCTAACAATTTACGTTATTTTTACAAATAAGCAGGACGATAtgtaaattattttgttgtttatttttaaacaagaaTCAGATAAACGTAACTCTAAATTTCTGTACTAATAATGTGCCATtgtacaaaaaataaatattttttaaaatatgattatgttttcttacacttaaaattcaaaaaatggCAAGTATACTCGTTAAATGTGTTTTCATATCGGACAGACAGGAAAGAGTATTAAAATATGCTTGACGTCATCTTTAAAAACtatgaatattaatatatagATTGAAAAACCTTCAGTTCATCCGCTAAGCTTAG is from Drosophila suzukii chromosome 3, CBGP_Dsuzu_IsoJpt1.0, whole genome shotgun sequence and encodes:
- the TwdlN gene encoding harpin HrpN; this encodes MRAFIVLCLVAIASADKLGYNYKPVGHSSAGLSFAPGSGSLSLGGGSGSLGGGSHSLGGGSGSLSLGGGSGSLGGLGGGSNFGSLDSGLGGDLGSSLGSGLGSSLGSGLGSSLGSAGLSAPVSYNAPAPSGELEKEFFTFSANEEDFDEPQALERVAGYVNKGLRVVFIKGPENRGLENAALALAKQAAQQETAIYVLNKQADIGELAQKLNAIRSNANNKPEVHFVKYRTPEDAANAQRAIQSQYDQLGGSSQAHDGGVAPALNFASAGPVRQAQAQIPENSYLPSSVLRRLRFRK
- the TwdlJ gene encoding uncharacterized protein TwdlJ, whose protein sequence is MRQFSVVLCLCLAVLARADKLGYNYQPVAHSSSGLSFQPSGAASSDAPAFSAGPSGSFAAGPSSFAAGPSSFAAGPSSFAAGPSSIADSLEGSQSVAAPNYAAPQAQLEKEFFTYTADEGDFYDPAASDQVSNAVNKGLRVVFIKGPENRGLEDAALALAKQAAQQETAIYVLNKQADIGDLANKLNSIRNNNNNKPEVHFVKYRTPEDAANAQRAIQGQYDQLGGSSQAQDGGVASTLNFASQPAPAHAASSLAPAQFLPEATAPISSYVPPATPGSSYLPANILRRLRF